The Aureispira anguillae genome contains a region encoding:
- a CDS encoding PorV/PorQ family protein, producing the protein MNRLKSIIAIFLVGILISPEAAFAGNPDRQGEAGAYELLLNPWARSAGLNGLVVSSITGVEAMRFNPAGIGRQYSNTEVIVSHTQYMVGTGLSMTAGGLGQKIGKNGAVGLSLMALSFGDIPLTTTSQPQGITTFSPSFFNIGIGYSHIFRDKEGNEKISVGLAVRVVSESLTNASATGIAFDAGVQYVTGKNKQIKFGLALRNIGTKMKFQGDGLAFVGMAPNGTTPLTVEERVASFELPSLLHIGASYDFWFPGETEEKEGKTNRLSINAMFTANSFARDQYGLGLEYAFREMLMLRAAFKYEGLMFDTGNAGTISNGFTAGLSVQIPFKKGSSRKIAFDYGFELTKEFSGSHAVSVRIGI; encoded by the coding sequence ATGAATAGACTTAAATCTATCATCGCTATATTCTTAGTGGGGATCTTAATCTCCCCAGAAGCAGCCTTTGCAGGAAACCCTGATAGACAAGGGGAAGCAGGTGCTTATGAATTATTACTAAATCCTTGGGCTAGATCGGCAGGTCTCAATGGGCTTGTTGTGTCTAGTATTACAGGGGTAGAAGCTATGCGTTTTAATCCTGCTGGAATTGGAAGACAGTATAGTAATACAGAAGTTATTGTATCTCATACTCAATACATGGTGGGTACAGGATTAAGCATGACTGCTGGAGGACTAGGACAAAAAATTGGAAAAAATGGTGCTGTAGGACTTAGCCTTATGGCATTAAGTTTTGGAGATATTCCTCTAACTACTACTAGCCAGCCTCAGGGAATTACTACTTTTAGCCCTTCTTTTTTTAATATTGGAATAGGGTATAGTCATATTTTTAGAGACAAGGAAGGCAATGAAAAAATCTCTGTTGGATTAGCCGTTCGTGTAGTTTCTGAATCATTGACCAATGCAAGTGCTACAGGAATAGCTTTTGATGCTGGTGTACAATATGTAACAGGTAAAAATAAACAAATTAAGTTTGGATTAGCTTTGCGTAACATTGGTACCAAAATGAAATTTCAAGGAGATGGTCTTGCTTTTGTAGGAATGGCGCCTAATGGTACTACTCCTTTGACTGTAGAGGAACGAGTAGCTTCTTTCGAATTGCCTTCTTTGTTGCACATTGGTGCTTCATACGATTTTTGGTTTCCTGGTGAAACAGAGGAAAAAGAAGGAAAAACAAACCGTCTTTCTATTAATGCTATGTTTACAGCGAATTCATTTGCTCGTGATCAATATGGTTTAGGCTTGGAATATGCCTTCCGTGAAATGTTGATGCTTAGAGCTGCCTTTAAATACGAAGGTTTGATGTTTGATACTGGAAATGCTGGTACCATTAGCAATGGTTTCACTGCTGGTCTTTCTGTTCAAATTCCGTTCAAAAAAGGTTCTTCAAGAAAGATTGCTTTTGATTATGGTTTTGAATTGACAAAAGAGTTTTCTGGTTCACATGCTGTTAGTGTAAGAATTGGAATCTAA